A stretch of the Bordetella genomosp. 8 genome encodes the following:
- a CDS encoding amino acid ABC transporter permease, producing MHLDWALFNQEPGGTYPTYGRWLMAAWGSTISVALLAFALALILGIAIGLCRTLPEKSLGGWIGKVWVEGFRNIPVLLQVLLWYHVLPNFFPPLKQLPGFALVVIALGLFTSTRIAEQVRASLASLPANQRKAALALGLTPLQSYTYVLLPVAFRIILPPLTSEAMNVFKNSAVAFVVSVPELTMFAMQAQEETGRGIEIYLAVTLAYMASALVVNRLLAGVEKAVRIPGMQTKNPGGA from the coding sequence ATGCATCTGGATTGGGCGTTGTTCAACCAGGAGCCCGGGGGAACGTATCCGACCTATGGCCGCTGGCTGATGGCGGCGTGGGGCAGCACGATCTCCGTCGCGCTACTGGCCTTCGCGCTGGCCCTGATCCTCGGAATCGCAATCGGCCTGTGTCGCACCCTACCCGAGAAAAGCTTGGGCGGCTGGATAGGCAAAGTATGGGTCGAGGGATTCCGGAACATTCCGGTCCTGCTTCAGGTCCTGCTCTGGTACCACGTCTTACCCAATTTCTTTCCTCCACTGAAGCAGCTTCCCGGCTTTGCCTTGGTGGTCATTGCGCTGGGACTGTTCACCTCCACCCGCATCGCGGAGCAGGTACGCGCCAGCCTGGCGTCGTTACCGGCCAACCAACGCAAGGCTGCCTTGGCCTTGGGCTTGACGCCGCTCCAGAGTTACACCTACGTCCTGCTGCCCGTGGCGTTTCGCATCATTCTTCCGCCGCTCACCAGCGAGGCGATGAATGTCTTCAAGAATTCAGCCGTTGCTTTCGTGGTCTCGGTCCCGGAATTGACCATGTTCGCCATGCAGGCGCAGGAAGAAACCGGACGCGGCATAGAAATCTATCTTGCCGTCACGTTGGCCTACATGGCATCGGCCCTGGTCGTCAATCGTCTGCTGGCCGGCGTGGAGAAAGCGGTGCGCATCCCTGGCATGCAGACGAAGAATCCGGGGGGCGCTTGA
- a CDS encoding amino acid ABC transporter permease, which yields MSFDIAVLNAQTIRDYVLKGLLFSVTLTFVATVGGIILGSLIAMMRLSGRRFIRNTAAAYVNVMRSIPLVMVILWVFLLIPLLIGRPIGANLSAFLTYIAFEAAYFSEIVRSGLRSVPPGQMNASSALGLTYRQSMVLIILPQALRNMLPVLLTQVIVLFQDTSLVYAIGAYDLLKGFETIGKVYGRPIEAYSLATAVYFVISLGLSRAAKRLGRPIPAAPLSAPKMQEAT from the coding sequence ATGAGCTTCGACATCGCAGTGCTCAACGCGCAAACGATACGGGACTATGTCTTGAAGGGTCTTCTCTTCAGCGTGACGCTTACCTTCGTCGCGACCGTAGGCGGAATCATACTCGGCTCGCTGATCGCCATGATGCGGCTGTCCGGCCGCCGCTTCATCAGGAATACCGCAGCGGCATACGTGAATGTGATGCGCAGTATTCCACTGGTCATGGTGATCCTGTGGGTCTTCCTCCTGATTCCACTTTTGATTGGCCGGCCCATAGGCGCGAACCTGTCTGCCTTCCTTACCTACATCGCGTTCGAGGCTGCCTATTTCAGCGAGATCGTCCGTTCCGGCCTGCGGTCCGTGCCCCCAGGACAGATGAATGCGAGCAGTGCGCTGGGCCTTACGTACCGACAGTCGATGGTGCTGATAATCCTGCCCCAGGCGCTGCGCAACATGCTGCCCGTCCTGTTGACCCAGGTCATCGTCCTCTTCCAGGATACGTCGCTGGTTTATGCGATTGGCGCCTACGACCTGCTCAAGGGCTTCGAGACAATAGGCAAGGTATACGGCCGGCCCATCGAGGCCTATTCACTAGCAACAGCCGTTTATTTCGTCATCAGCTTGGGACTTTCCCGGGCGGCCAAGCGGCTTGGACGTCCCATCCCCGCAGCGCCACTGTCCGCGCCAAAGATGCAGGAGGCGACATGA
- a CDS encoding amino acid ABC transporter ATP-binding protein, with translation MIVIDQISKWYGSTQVLSGCSMRIDKGDIVVICGPSGSGKSTLIKTVNGLEPIQEGKVFVDGTSIHDGRVDLPTIRARVGMVFQHFELFPHLSVMENLTLAQVKVLRRSKSEARERALCYLRKVGLEQHQDRFPGQLSGGQQQRVAIARALCMDPKVMLFDEPTSALDPEMVGEVLDVMATLARDGMTMMIVTHEMGFARKVSNRVIFMDLGGRIIEDCPTAAFFEHGHAHHARSREFLDKVQQH, from the coding sequence ATGATCGTCATCGACCAGATTTCCAAATGGTATGGCAGCACCCAAGTCCTGTCCGGATGCAGCATGCGCATCGACAAGGGAGACATCGTGGTGATTTGCGGCCCCTCAGGCTCGGGGAAATCCACCTTGATCAAAACGGTCAATGGGCTTGAGCCCATCCAGGAGGGAAAGGTTTTTGTGGACGGTACGTCCATCCACGATGGCCGCGTCGATTTGCCCACGATCCGCGCGCGGGTAGGTATGGTCTTTCAGCACTTCGAATTGTTCCCTCATCTTTCGGTGATGGAAAACCTGACCCTGGCGCAAGTCAAAGTCTTGCGCCGTAGTAAGTCAGAAGCGCGTGAACGGGCGCTGTGCTATCTGCGCAAAGTAGGGCTGGAACAACATCAGGACAGGTTTCCCGGTCAGCTGTCGGGTGGGCAACAGCAACGGGTCGCCATCGCACGCGCGCTGTGCATGGACCCAAAGGTCATGCTGTTCGACGAACCGACATCGGCGCTCGACCCGGAGATGGTGGGCGAGGTGCTGGACGTCATGGCCACGCTGGCCCGCGACGGCATGACGATGATGATCGTTACACACGAGATGGGATTCGCGCGCAAGGTCAGCAACCGCGTGATCTTCATGGACCTCGGCGGTCGCATCATCGAAGACTGCCCCACGGCGGCCTTCTTTGAGCACGGGCACGCGCATCATGCGCGCTCTCGCGAATTCCTGGACAAAGTTCAACAACATTAA
- a CDS encoding amino acid ABC transporter substrate-binding protein: MHAGKRKAIAGLATMFCATLAHAGTLERIQDTGQINVAHRESSVPFSYLDGPGRPAGFSVDISLMIVNAIKKELGRQDLKVNWISVTPQNRTLLLNNGTIDLECEAATNNSNRWKDVNFSVNYFYTGTRLLVKRDAGIKNYADLKGKRVATTAGSSNLLMLRKYNAEQGLGMKLVPARDHADALLMLESDRVAAFAMDDVILYGLKSTMRDPTKYDVLGDDLHVEPYACMLPKDDQRLKTLVDKTIGGAMTSGAFTKLYDKWFQAPIPPNQAVIGMPMGEQLRANVSGLSDQPSF, from the coding sequence ATGCACGCAGGAAAACGAAAGGCGATTGCGGGCCTTGCCACCATGTTTTGCGCCACGCTGGCGCACGCTGGCACGCTGGAGAGAATACAGGACACGGGTCAGATCAACGTGGCGCATCGGGAATCCTCGGTGCCGTTCAGTTATCTCGACGGGCCTGGACGTCCGGCCGGTTTCTCCGTCGACATTTCGTTGATGATCGTGAATGCCATCAAGAAGGAACTCGGACGGCAGGATCTCAAGGTCAACTGGATCTCGGTGACGCCCCAGAATCGCACCTTGCTCTTGAACAACGGCACCATAGACCTGGAGTGTGAAGCAGCCACCAATAATTCGAACCGTTGGAAGGATGTGAACTTCTCGGTCAATTACTTCTATACGGGAACGCGCCTGCTTGTGAAACGGGATGCTGGTATCAAGAACTACGCGGACCTGAAAGGTAAACGCGTCGCCACCACCGCCGGCAGTTCCAATCTGCTGATGCTGCGCAAGTACAACGCGGAGCAAGGCCTGGGCATGAAATTGGTCCCCGCGCGGGATCATGCGGATGCCTTGCTGATGCTGGAGAGTGACCGTGTCGCGGCCTTCGCGATGGACGATGTCATCCTTTACGGGCTGAAGAGCACCATGCGTGATCCAACCAAATACGATGTATTGGGTGATGACCTTCATGTCGAGCCGTATGCGTGCATGCTGCCCAAGGACGACCAGCGTCTGAAAACCCTGGTGGACAAAACCATAGGCGGCGCCATGACTTCCGGCGCGTTCACGAAGCTATACGACAAATGGTTCCAGGCACCGATTCCCCCAAACCAGGCCGTTATCGGGATGCCGATGGGAGAGCAATTGCGAGCTAACGTGAGCGGCCTGAGCGACCAACCTTCATTTTGA
- a CDS encoding N-acyl-D-amino-acid deacylase family protein yields the protein MPTYDLILRNGTVIDGSGGQRMVLDVAIHGQRIAALGNFGAGLAAVEIDVSGRVVAPGFIDAHTHDDRYLLCDPGMPAKLSQGVTTVVTGNCGLSLAPWIAPVGSCIPAPMDLLGEAADFSYRSFGAYLDAVDATAPALNAACLVGHSALRLACMASVGRAATEPEIEAMKALLREALESGAIGFSTGLNYPPAAQSTQDELERLAAAARGYGAVYASHIRDESEHIIPALDEACCVGRAADAMLVVSHHKLSGRANHGRSEETQRYLAQAIRRQPVSLDCYPYNAGSSMLRLANIRRASRVIVTRSDPYPDFVGRDLDDIAKTMGWSIEHAVESLQPAGAIYFMMDERDVQRILAFPQTMIGSDGLPHDIAPHPRLWGTFPRVLGHYSRDLGLFSLETAVHKMTGLTALNFGLSDRGLLAPGMFADITVFDPATVADTATWLDPIQPAAGIDMVMVNGTISWRNGSATGARAGKVIRRHTGDA from the coding sequence ATGCCAACCTACGATCTAATCTTGCGCAATGGAACCGTCATCGACGGAAGCGGTGGTCAGCGCATGGTGCTGGATGTCGCCATCCATGGACAACGCATAGCAGCCCTGGGAAACTTTGGCGCCGGCTTGGCCGCGGTTGAAATCGATGTAAGTGGGCGCGTAGTGGCGCCGGGATTCATCGACGCGCACACCCATGACGACAGGTACCTGCTTTGCGATCCCGGCATGCCGGCGAAACTTAGCCAAGGGGTTACTACGGTGGTCACTGGAAATTGCGGCCTGAGCCTGGCGCCCTGGATCGCACCCGTGGGATCGTGCATTCCCGCGCCCATGGACTTGCTGGGCGAGGCCGCGGATTTCTCCTATCGAAGCTTCGGCGCATACCTGGATGCCGTGGACGCCACCGCGCCGGCGCTGAATGCCGCCTGCCTGGTAGGCCATAGCGCATTACGATTGGCCTGCATGGCATCCGTGGGCCGCGCCGCCACCGAACCCGAAATCGAGGCCATGAAGGCCTTGCTCCGAGAGGCCCTGGAGAGTGGCGCCATCGGCTTTTCGACGGGACTGAATTATCCGCCAGCAGCACAATCGACGCAGGACGAACTCGAACGCCTGGCTGCGGCCGCGCGCGGATACGGCGCCGTCTATGCCAGCCATATTCGCGACGAAAGCGAGCACATCATTCCCGCCCTAGACGAAGCGTGCTGCGTTGGCCGCGCCGCCGACGCGATGCTGGTGGTGTCCCACCACAAGCTATCCGGCCGTGCCAATCATGGCCGCTCGGAGGAAACCCAGCGCTATCTTGCCCAGGCGATAAGACGGCAACCTGTCTCCCTCGACTGCTATCCCTACAACGCCGGGTCATCCATGCTCCGCCTTGCGAATATTCGTCGCGCGTCGCGGGTCATTGTTACCCGCTCCGATCCCTACCCCGATTTCGTCGGCAGGGATCTGGACGACATCGCCAAAACCATGGGTTGGTCGATCGAGCACGCCGTGGAGTCCCTGCAACCCGCTGGCGCCATCTATTTCATGATGGACGAGCGCGACGTGCAAAGAATACTGGCGTTTCCACAGACCATGATCGGATCGGACGGCCTGCCGCACGACATCGCTCCCCATCCGCGGCTTTGGGGCACATTCCCAAGGGTATTGGGGCACTACAGCCGTGATCTGGGCTTGTTTTCGCTGGAAACCGCGGTCCATAAGATGACGGGGCTGACAGCACTGAATTTCGGCCTGTCCGACCGCGGCCTGCTCGCCCCTGGTATGTTTGCCGATATCACGGTTTTCGATCCTGCCACCGTGGCTGATACCGCTACTTGGCTCGATCCCATCCAGCCCGCTGCCGGCATCGACATGGTGATGGTCAACGGAACCATTTCCTGGCGTAATGGCTCGGCGACCGGTGCCCGCGCCGGAAAAGTCATTCGCCGTCACACTGGCGACGCATGA
- a CDS encoding Bug family tripartite tricarboxylate transporter substrate binding protein: MTNFINATLRHCIGIALLPVLMGYQGISLAAGYPTHAISLIVPFTAGSAADILCRLITAEMSKSMGQAIVVYDKPGASGLIGTREVTNATPDGYTIGYANVVTLAINQSLYPKLPYDADKQLTPIALMGKVQSVLVVRKDLPMNNVSDLIAYAKSHPGRLSAGSAGNGSTGHLSIELLKRLAGVDITHVPYKGAAQATQDLIGGRIDILFDNLTSMAPQIDRGAVKALGVTGDRRSPAYPALPTIQEAGVAGFKTEAWAGLVAPAGTPAAIVEQLNAEVNQALQSPALKERLAALSFETTIDRPDALFSRAKDERARWARIIRDAGITAD, from the coding sequence ATGACAAACTTCATTAACGCAACGCTGCGACATTGCATTGGCATCGCGCTGCTACCTGTATTGATGGGATATCAGGGAATAAGCCTCGCCGCCGGTTATCCGACACACGCCATCAGTCTCATTGTTCCCTTCACGGCGGGAAGCGCCGCCGATATCTTATGCCGCCTGATCACCGCGGAAATGTCGAAGTCGATGGGGCAAGCCATCGTCGTCTATGACAAGCCGGGTGCCAGCGGATTGATCGGTACCCGGGAAGTGACCAATGCAACGCCGGACGGTTATACGATCGGCTACGCGAACGTCGTCACGTTGGCGATCAACCAGTCGCTTTATCCGAAACTTCCCTATGACGCCGACAAACAACTCACGCCGATCGCCCTGATGGGAAAGGTGCAGAGCGTCCTGGTCGTGCGCAAGGATCTGCCCATGAACAATGTGAGCGACTTGATCGCCTATGCGAAAAGCCATCCTGGCCGCCTGAGCGCGGGGTCAGCCGGCAACGGCAGCACTGGGCATCTGAGCATCGAACTTCTCAAGCGCTTGGCCGGTGTCGACATCACGCATGTACCTTACAAGGGCGCGGCGCAGGCAACCCAGGACTTGATCGGCGGCAGAATCGATATCCTCTTCGATAACCTGACTTCGATGGCGCCCCAGATCGATAGAGGTGCGGTCAAGGCCCTGGGCGTCACGGGAGACCGCCGGTCGCCGGCCTATCCCGCACTGCCCACGATACAGGAGGCCGGCGTCGCGGGATTCAAGACCGAGGCCTGGGCAGGCCTGGTCGCGCCAGCGGGCACCCCGGCTGCCATCGTCGAACAGCTCAACGCCGAGGTCAACCAGGCGCTGCAGTCGCCGGCATTGAAAGAGCGCCTGGCCGCGCTGTCCTTTGAAACCACGATCGATCGTCCCGATGCCCTGTTCAGCCGGGCCAAGGACGAGCGCGCGCGCTGGGCCCGCATTATCCGCGACGCGGGCATTACCGCCGACTAG
- a CDS encoding GNAT family N-acetyltransferase, producing MSQALIRPATRDDLGAIIRLLADDPLGRLRELPGETVSASYLAAFEAISQDPNQLLVVAEDNGEIIGTLQLTYIPGLSRGGAWRGQIEAVRIASERRGARLGEAMIEWAIEKCRAANCRMVQLTTDKQRTDAHRFYDRLGFSASHVGYKLALD from the coding sequence ATGAGCCAGGCTCTCATCCGCCCCGCAACCAGAGACGATTTGGGCGCCATCATAAGGCTATTGGCCGATGATCCCCTGGGCAGATTGCGCGAGTTGCCCGGAGAAACCGTGTCCGCATCCTATTTGGCGGCATTTGAGGCAATCTCCCAGGATCCGAATCAATTGCTGGTGGTGGCCGAGGACAACGGAGAAATCATAGGCACCTTGCAACTGACCTATATTCCTGGGCTGTCTCGGGGCGGCGCGTGGCGCGGCCAGATCGAAGCCGTGCGTATCGCCTCCGAGCGACGCGGCGCAAGGCTGGGCGAAGCCATGATCGAGTGGGCGATAGAGAAGTGCCGGGCAGCCAATTGCCGTATGGTCCAGCTGACCACCGACAAGCAGCGCACCGACGCGCACCGGTTCTACGACCGACTCGGCTTCTCTGCCTCGCATGTGGGTTACAAGCTGGCGCTCGACTGA
- a CDS encoding LysR family transcriptional regulator, whose protein sequence is MSSIYRWIAVMPLLETQLARYFMQVAHAKSLSKAAIKLSTTQSNVTARIKQLEEQLGAQLFSRHSRGVALTAAGEVLLPYCEQIVKIAEAVQRQAASTGFSRPSLRVGVYHTAAAHLMPDLIAGFLSANRGVHLTVKMGSTDELRALVREEQLDCAVIAAVAVDSALHVHSRFVDEMGWVFKVGLLSRSDADVMAQLASMPIYATQKGALYEASVRQLFQDEGLTAEMPVFQELGSTEILRAVLHLGHGFTFISKAVFLPEIESGIFEFHPLANQLPRLHPVLVTRTGGHQSTILADFVDYFTKATAASLKRRTVDS, encoded by the coding sequence ATGTCATCCATCTACCGTTGGATCGCCGTCATGCCCTTGTTGGAAACTCAGCTCGCCCGATACTTTATGCAGGTGGCGCACGCAAAAAGTCTCTCGAAGGCCGCGATCAAGTTGTCGACGACTCAGTCGAACGTCACCGCGCGCATCAAGCAACTGGAAGAACAACTCGGTGCGCAGCTTTTCTCCCGGCATAGTCGCGGCGTCGCATTGACTGCGGCAGGCGAGGTATTACTTCCCTATTGCGAGCAAATCGTGAAGATCGCCGAAGCGGTTCAGCGCCAGGCGGCAAGCACCGGATTTTCGCGGCCATCCCTGCGAGTAGGCGTCTATCATACGGCGGCAGCGCACCTGATGCCCGACCTGATCGCCGGTTTTCTTTCGGCCAATCGCGGCGTACATCTCACCGTCAAGATGGGCAGCACAGACGAATTGCGTGCGCTAGTGCGGGAAGAGCAGCTAGACTGCGCCGTCATCGCCGCGGTCGCTGTTGATTCCGCACTCCATGTCCATTCCCGCTTCGTGGACGAAATGGGATGGGTATTCAAGGTCGGCCTGCTGTCTCGATCCGATGCCGATGTCATGGCCCAATTGGCCAGCATGCCTATTTATGCCACGCAGAAAGGGGCACTGTACGAGGCGTCCGTTCGCCAGCTTTTCCAGGATGAGGGGCTGACCGCCGAGATGCCGGTTTTTCAGGAACTGGGCTCCACGGAAATTCTCAGAGCCGTGTTGCACCTGGGGCACGGATTCACATTCATTTCGAAAGCGGTGTTCCTGCCTGAAATCGAATCGGGGATATTCGAGTTCCATCCTCTTGCGAACCAGCTCCCCCGGCTGCATCCAGTCCTGGTGACCCGAACTGGCGGCCATCAATCAACCATCCTGGCTGATTTCGTCGATTATTTCACCAAAGCCACGGCCGCTTCACTCAAAAGACGCACCGTCGATTCATGA